One Astatotilapia calliptera chromosome 1, fAstCal1.2, whole genome shotgun sequence DNA segment encodes these proteins:
- the pth1b gene encoding parathyroid hormone 1b has product MFSLRFLEMLVLVILLWSIHTEAKPLRKRTVSEVQLMHNVREHKQVGERQDWLQEKLKGIIVASSKPLHGKIMNGERSRPGYPLSG; this is encoded by the exons ATGTTTTCACTGAGGTTCTTGGAAATGTTGGTTCTGGTAATCCTCCTCTGGAGCATCCACACAGAGGCTAAACCACTGAG AAAGAGGACTGTCAGTGAGGTGCAGCTTATGCACAATGTTCGAGAACACAAACAAGTAGGAGAAAGGCAAGACTGGCTCCAGGAAAAGTTGAAGGGAATTATTGTGGCCAGCTCTAAACCACTACATGGAAAA ATTATGAACGGTGAAAGATCCAGACCGGGCTACCCCCTGTCCGGGTGA
- the btbd10b gene encoding BTB/POZ domain-containing protein 10 isoform X2 — MAARLPSYDSNSSDTENWERKTASRPRKLCRHSSSQARTSQVKEEHRKMSLHGASGGCDRSRDRRRSSDRSRDSSHEREGQLTPCIRNVTSPTRQHNSDRDRDGGSSSRPSSPRPQRVSPSGSSSSGVVSSRNSSLSSTEGTFKSLAAGEMVFVYENPKEGGAGGTVGNRNIRTSERVTLIVDNTRFVVDPSIFTAQPNTMLGRMFGSGREHNFTRPNEKGEYEVAEGISSTVFRAILDYYKSGIIRCPDGISIPELREACDYLCISFDYSTIKCRDLSALMHELSNDGARRQFEFYLEEMVLPLMVASAQSGERECHIVVLTDDDVVDWDEEYPPQMGEEYSQIIYSTKLYRFFKYIENRDVAKSVLKERGLKKIRLGIEGYPTYKEKVKKRPGGRPEVIYNYVQRPFIRMSWEKEEGKSRHVDFQCVKSKSITNLAAAAADIPQDQLVVMHPGPQVDELDILPNHPPSGNHYSNNYSNEPDPDAPSPAV; from the exons ATGGCAGCTCGTCTGCCGTCATATGACAGCAACTCCAGTGATACAGAAAACTGGGAACGAAAAACAGCGAGCCGACCGCGCAAACTCTGCAGGCATTCAAG CAGCCAAGCCCGTACGTCTCAAGTGAAGGAAGAACATAGGAAGATGAGCTTACATGGTGCCAGCGGGGGCTGTGACCGCTCACGTGACCGCCGCCGCTCCAGCGATCGCTCCAGGGACTCCTCGCATGAGAGAGAAGGCCAGCTTACCCCTTGCATTCGCAACGTCACATCACCCACCCGCCAgcacaacagtg ATCGTGATCGAGATGGCGGCTCGTCATCGAGGCCCAGTAGTCCGCGGCCTCAGAGAGTCTCACCCAGCGGTTCCAGCAGCAGTGGGGTGGTGAGCAGTCGCAACAGTAGCTTGTCCAGCACCGAGGGCACTTTCAAAAGCTTGGCAGCTGGAGAAATGGTTTTTGTCTATGAGAATCCTAAGGAAGGGGGAGCCGGTGGCACAGTTGGAAACCGAAACATTCGGACCTCAGAGAGAGTCACTCTGATTGTTGACAACACACGCTTTGTAGTGGATCCTTCTATCTTCACTGCACAGCCCAATACCATGTTGGGCAG AATGTTTGGATCTGGAAGAGAACATAATTTCACACGGCCCAACGAGAAAGGGGAGTACGAAGTGGCTGAGGGGATTAGCTCAACAGTTTTCAGAGCAATTCTG GATTACTACAAATCTGGGATAATCCGTTGTCCTGATGGAATCTCTATCCCCGAGTTGCGTGAGGCGTGTGACTATCTATGCATCTCTTTCGACTACAGCACCATCAAATGCAGAGACCTCA GTGCCCTGATGCATGAGCTGTCCAATGATGGAGCTCGGCGTCAATTTGAGTTTTACCTCGAGGAAATGGTTCTGCCTCTGATGGTGGCCAGCGCCCAGAGCGGAGAGAGGGAATGTCACATTGTAGTCCTTACCGATGATGATGTGGTTGACTGGGATGAAGAATATCCACCACAAATGGGGGAAGAGTATTCACAGA TTATTTACAGCACAAAACTGTACAGATTCTTCAAGTATATCGAAAACCGAGACGTTGCCAAATCAGTTTTAAAAGAGCGGGGACTGAAGAAAATAAGGCTGGGCATTGAAG GTTACCCTACGTATAAAGAGAAAGTCAAGAAAAGACCAGGAGGTCGTCCAGAGGTCATTTACAACTACGTCCAGAGGCCCTTCATCCGCATGTCCTGGGAAAAGGAGGAGGGTAAAAGCCGCCATGTTGATTTCCAGTGCGTAAAGTCCAAGTCGATCACCAacctagcagcagcagcagctgacatccCCCAAGATCAGCTGGTGGTGATGCACCCTGGCCCCCAAGTGGATGAACTGGATATCCTGCCTAATCACCCACCTAGTGGGAACCACTACAGCAACAACTACAGCAATGAGCCTGATCCTGATGCACCTTCACCTGCTGTCTGA
- the btbd10b gene encoding BTB/POZ domain-containing protein 10 isoform X1, with the protein MAARLPSYDSNSSDTENWERKTASRPRKLCRHSSSSQARTSQVKEEHRKMSLHGASGGCDRSRDRRRSSDRSRDSSHEREGQLTPCIRNVTSPTRQHNSDRDRDGGSSSRPSSPRPQRVSPSGSSSSGVVSSRNSSLSSTEGTFKSLAAGEMVFVYENPKEGGAGGTVGNRNIRTSERVTLIVDNTRFVVDPSIFTAQPNTMLGRMFGSGREHNFTRPNEKGEYEVAEGISSTVFRAILDYYKSGIIRCPDGISIPELREACDYLCISFDYSTIKCRDLSALMHELSNDGARRQFEFYLEEMVLPLMVASAQSGERECHIVVLTDDDVVDWDEEYPPQMGEEYSQIIYSTKLYRFFKYIENRDVAKSVLKERGLKKIRLGIEGYPTYKEKVKKRPGGRPEVIYNYVQRPFIRMSWEKEEGKSRHVDFQCVKSKSITNLAAAAADIPQDQLVVMHPGPQVDELDILPNHPPSGNHYSNNYSNEPDPDAPSPAV; encoded by the exons ATGGCAGCTCGTCTGCCGTCATATGACAGCAACTCCAGTGATACAGAAAACTGGGAACGAAAAACAGCGAGCCGACCGCGCAAACTCTGCAGGCATTCAAG CAGCAGCCAAGCCCGTACGTCTCAAGTGAAGGAAGAACATAGGAAGATGAGCTTACATGGTGCCAGCGGGGGCTGTGACCGCTCACGTGACCGCCGCCGCTCCAGCGATCGCTCCAGGGACTCCTCGCATGAGAGAGAAGGCCAGCTTACCCCTTGCATTCGCAACGTCACATCACCCACCCGCCAgcacaacagtg ATCGTGATCGAGATGGCGGCTCGTCATCGAGGCCCAGTAGTCCGCGGCCTCAGAGAGTCTCACCCAGCGGTTCCAGCAGCAGTGGGGTGGTGAGCAGTCGCAACAGTAGCTTGTCCAGCACCGAGGGCACTTTCAAAAGCTTGGCAGCTGGAGAAATGGTTTTTGTCTATGAGAATCCTAAGGAAGGGGGAGCCGGTGGCACAGTTGGAAACCGAAACATTCGGACCTCAGAGAGAGTCACTCTGATTGTTGACAACACACGCTTTGTAGTGGATCCTTCTATCTTCACTGCACAGCCCAATACCATGTTGGGCAG AATGTTTGGATCTGGAAGAGAACATAATTTCACACGGCCCAACGAGAAAGGGGAGTACGAAGTGGCTGAGGGGATTAGCTCAACAGTTTTCAGAGCAATTCTG GATTACTACAAATCTGGGATAATCCGTTGTCCTGATGGAATCTCTATCCCCGAGTTGCGTGAGGCGTGTGACTATCTATGCATCTCTTTCGACTACAGCACCATCAAATGCAGAGACCTCA GTGCCCTGATGCATGAGCTGTCCAATGATGGAGCTCGGCGTCAATTTGAGTTTTACCTCGAGGAAATGGTTCTGCCTCTGATGGTGGCCAGCGCCCAGAGCGGAGAGAGGGAATGTCACATTGTAGTCCTTACCGATGATGATGTGGTTGACTGGGATGAAGAATATCCACCACAAATGGGGGAAGAGTATTCACAGA TTATTTACAGCACAAAACTGTACAGATTCTTCAAGTATATCGAAAACCGAGACGTTGCCAAATCAGTTTTAAAAGAGCGGGGACTGAAGAAAATAAGGCTGGGCATTGAAG GTTACCCTACGTATAAAGAGAAAGTCAAGAAAAGACCAGGAGGTCGTCCAGAGGTCATTTACAACTACGTCCAGAGGCCCTTCATCCGCATGTCCTGGGAAAAGGAGGAGGGTAAAAGCCGCCATGTTGATTTCCAGTGCGTAAAGTCCAAGTCGATCACCAacctagcagcagcagcagctgacatccCCCAAGATCAGCTGGTGGTGATGCACCCTGGCCCCCAAGTGGATGAACTGGATATCCTGCCTAATCACCCACCTAGTGGGAACCACTACAGCAACAACTACAGCAATGAGCCTGATCCTGATGCACCTTCACCTGCTGTCTGA